The following is a genomic window from Gymnodinialimonas ceratoperidinii.
TGAACGGCCCCGATCAGGCGGCGCTTCACGAACAGGTCAGCGCGGTGCGCAGCATCTTCGAGGGGCTTCCGCTGATCCCCGCGATCAAGGCCGCCGTGGCGGAGCAGAACAACGATCCGGAATATGCGCGGGTCCGTCCGCCCTTCGTCGCGATGGGCGATGAACACAAGGATGCCGTGGCCGAGGCCGTCCGCATCGCCGGCCCTCAGGGTGCTGCGTGAGCGACGGGCCGATCCTTGTGACCGGGGCAGGCGGGTTCGTCTGCTCCGAGGTTGCCTTGGCGTTGCACCGGGCGGGCCACGATGTCGTCGCGCTGGATCAGCGCTTTGACGCGGCCACGACCGAGCGGCTTCGCGCCCTCAACCGGATCGAGGGCGATCTGCCCGAGGCTCTGGCGCGTGGTCCGGAGACCGTTGCTGCCGTAATCCACGGTGCGGCGATCACGGCCTCGCCTGAGCGTCTGGGACTTTCGCAGGCAGGTCACATCCGCCGCAATACCGACCTTCTGACAGCCACGCTGGACCACACGCGCAGCACTGGTGCCAAGCGCTTCCTCTTCGTCAGCTCCATGGGCGTCTTCGAACCCGATGATAGCCCGACGCCCGGCGGCAAGGTGACCGAGGCGACGCGGCCCACGGCCACCTGCGCCTATTGCGCGGCGAAGCACGCGGGCGAACTGCTGACCCATGCGGCGGCGGAGCCGGGGTTCGAGACGGCCTCGCTGCGGCTCGGCAATATCGTGGGCCCGCATGAGGCGGTACGCGAAACGCGGCAGCATCTTTGTCTGGTCAACCGCATGATCGCCGAGGCCCGCGCCAGCGGCGTCATCACGGTGCAGACCCCCGACGCCCTGCGCGAATGGGCGTGGCTGCCGGATCAGGCCGATGGCATCGCGCGCCTTCTGACTTCGGATGATTTCTCCACCCATGCCGCTGTCCTGCATGCGGGCAGCCCGCCGGCCCTCAGCGATCTGGACCTTGCGCGCGCGATTGCCGAGCGGGTGCCGGGCACGACCGTCCGCCTTGCGCAGCCGCCCCACGCCGCGATCAGACCGCCGATGGCGAGCGATCACGACAGCGCGCTCAACCGCACGCATTGGACCCCGATGGACGCGGCGCTCGACCAGTTGATTCCGATGGAGGCCACCCCATGAGCACCACAGAGCCCTTGCGCATCATCGTTGTCGGCCTCGGCGCGCGGGCCCGGACATGGCTGAAAGTCGTCAGCGCGAACCCCGATCTTCGTATCGTGGCGCTTTGCGATCCGGACCCCGCCGCCCGCGCGCGCGCCGCCGAGCAGTTTCCCGACGTTCCCATCGGTGCTGGACTGCCTGATGTCGTGAGCAC
Proteins encoded in this region:
- a CDS encoding NAD-dependent epimerase/dehydratase family protein; amino-acid sequence: MSDGPILVTGAGGFVCSEVALALHRAGHDVVALDQRFDAATTERLRALNRIEGDLPEALARGPETVAAVIHGAAITASPERLGLSQAGHIRRNTDLLTATLDHTRSTGAKRFLFVSSMGVFEPDDSPTPGGKVTEATRPTATCAYCAAKHAGELLTHAAAEPGFETASLRLGNIVGPHEAVRETRQHLCLVNRMIAEARASGVITVQTPDALREWAWLPDQADGIARLLTSDDFSTHAAVLHAGSPPALSDLDLARAIAERVPGTTVRLAQPPHAAIRPPMASDHDSALNRTHWTPMDAALDQLIPMEATP